From Flavobacterium sp. 102, a single genomic window includes:
- a CDS encoding LytTR family DNA-binding domain-containing protein produces MITAVLIDDDKHLRTGLKALLERYTNEIHIISEAESVKTGVALLEKIQPQVIFLDIHLSDGTGFDILEQLAKTKGKTNAHIVFITAHEQYAVKAFKFSALDFLLKPVDPEELQNTIAKIKEAVGKSNSFEHIDLLLENIRKKVDNFKRIALSTSDGIHLFEVSDIIRCEAKANYTEFFIKNHKPVLISKTLKEYEELLTEHGFERIHQSHLINLSYLKSYIKSDGGYVIMADNTKISIAQSKKERLQELIKAL; encoded by the coding sequence ATGATTACAGCAGTATTAATAGACGATGACAAGCATTTACGCACCGGTTTAAAAGCGCTTTTAGAGCGGTACACTAATGAAATTCATATTATAAGCGAAGCCGAAAGTGTAAAAACCGGAGTAGCACTTTTGGAGAAAATACAACCGCAAGTTATCTTCCTAGATATTCACTTATCTGACGGAACCGGATTTGACATTTTGGAACAATTGGCTAAAACCAAAGGCAAAACCAACGCGCATATTGTATTTATAACCGCTCATGAGCAATATGCGGTGAAAGCATTCAAATTTAGTGCTTTGGATTTTTTACTAAAACCGGTCGATCCGGAAGAATTGCAAAATACTATTGCCAAAATTAAAGAAGCCGTTGGCAAAAGTAACTCGTTTGAACATATCGATTTGCTGTTGGAAAACATTCGTAAGAAAGTGGATAATTTTAAGCGAATTGCCCTTTCTACAAGCGATGGCATTCATTTATTTGAAGTTTCAGATATTATTCGATGTGAAGCCAAAGCCAATTATACTGAGTTTTTTATCAAAAATCATAAGCCAGTCTTGATTTCAAAAACACTCAAAGAATACGAAGAATTATTAACAGAACACGGATTTGAACGCATACATCAATCGCATTTAATAAATCTTTCCTATCTGAAATCCTATATCAAATCGGATGGCGGTTATGTGATTATGGCTGATAATACTAAAATAAGCATTGCGCAAAGCAAAAAAGAACGATTACAAGAATTAATTAAGGCACTTTAA
- a CDS encoding T9SS type A sorting domain-containing protein, producing MKKLVLLLLLFTGIMVNAQIVNIPDANFKTTLLSASPTVQIAQDFNDQWIKIDANNDGEIQESEAEAVKVLAISELLIFNVTGLNSFSNVEDLRLSTSLISSLDVSALSNLRIMTCSNMPILNTITANNLTDLTDLSCYNLNNLNNLNISNLNSLTKLNCLSTSIDTLNLSGLTNLTEILFLGNTTTSINLTGLTNLTKLNCSYNQLTTLNVNGLTNLTDLNCSGNQLTNLNGLTDLVKLNCSYNKLTVLNVNGIASLSELDCSGNELTSLTVNGLTNLTKLFCNNTKITNLNINGLTNLVTLETSYNNELTSVTLANLTNLQEFKVIGNVASNSETLSQLTSLNINGLPNLSKLNCSYGKLTTLNLSGLNNLTELDCSSNLITSLNLTNLPNILKVNCSRNYISNLDASNLPSLVELTCAGVYIIGGQYSGQLTNLNVVGLANLKKLSCSGNLLTNLDLTGLTSLEELYCDGLNNIGQLTSLNVNNLANLRILSCINQQLTNLNVSNLVNLTNLNCSYNAISSLDLTGLINLEVLEYAYNQLANLNLINLPNLRTLNCSYNQLQTLNVLNLTSLEDLICSNNQLTTLNLSGLTNLITLNFSNNNLTLTNVSGLSTNLKTLICISNNLTNLDVSNLPNLETLNCYANELTSLEVSSLTSLKYLDFAQNQITAIEVSNLSLLETLNCARNQLTDLNINGLNNLVTLYCGENQLTSLDLTNHQNLKFLDYSNNTIPDLDVNFLTNLNSLGCAETQSTVLNVSNLTNLQSLYCDNNQLTTLDINNSPYLNVLRCNDNLLTTLFLKNGKAEQSLNFSNNPNLEYICADDSQIQSIQTTLNGLGMNATVSNSYCTFSPGGNHNTITGIAIFDDNNDGCDVTDVVNPFVRLNVSDGNENGATVTNINGTYNFYTGAGNYTIAPNTENPTWFTFSPNSAEFEFLNDNNNISTQNFCITAVGLHKDIEVVFTQLEPARPGFDAKYKVVYKNKGNQMLSGTVNLQFDDTKTDFVSASPAVDVTATNSLSWNFTNLMPFENRSIELMLNINSPMETPAVNNGDILNFTASITPVVDDELPSDNQFVFNQIVLGSFDPNDIICLEGDTVSPTEIGNYLHYVVNFENTGTFYAENVVVRLEVDSNKYDMNSLQLLNSSNPSSTRITGNIVEFVMQNINLAAATGTPPVGGHGDVLFKIKTKDNLVTNDTVLQRAGIYFDYNFPVITNNAETTFAELSNPIFEPDNSVKIYPNPTNAIININCSTTIKSIELYDIQGRLLETRLENSNTVVFDISPKQNGVYFLKITSENGSKVEKIMKE from the coding sequence ATGAAAAAACTAGTCCTACTACTACTGCTCTTTACCGGAATAATGGTAAATGCACAAATTGTAAACATTCCGGATGCCAATTTTAAAACAACATTATTATCCGCAAGTCCAACCGTTCAGATAGCGCAAGACTTTAACGATCAATGGATAAAAATTGACGCCAACAATGATGGTGAAATTCAAGAAAGCGAAGCAGAAGCTGTAAAAGTTTTAGCTATTTCCGAATTGCTTATATTCAACGTTACCGGACTTAACAGCTTTAGTAATGTTGAGGATTTAAGACTCTCTACAAGTTTGATATCATCATTAGATGTAAGTGCTTTAAGCAATCTTAGGATAATGACATGCTCCAACATGCCTATTCTGAACACTATAACAGCGAACAATTTAACGGATTTAACTGATTTATCTTGTTATAATTTAAACAACCTCAACAACTTAAATATTAGTAACCTGAACAGCTTAACAAAACTAAACTGTCTTAGCACTTCTATTGACACTTTAAATCTTAGTGGATTGACCAATCTTACAGAAATCCTTTTTTTAGGGAATACAACTACTTCTATAAATCTTACAGGACTTACCAATCTAACTAAACTAAACTGCTCATACAACCAGCTTACAACCTTAAATGTTAATGGACTTACCAATCTTACCGATTTAAACTGTTCAGGTAATCAACTGACTAACTTGAATGGATTAACTGATCTTGTAAAATTAAATTGTAGCTATAATAAACTTACCGTTTTAAATGTAAACGGCATAGCAAGTTTAAGCGAATTGGATTGTTCTGGAAACGAGCTGACCAGCTTAACTGTTAACGGACTGACCAACCTTACAAAACTTTTTTGCAACAATACTAAAATAACCAATTTAAATATTAATGGGTTAACCAACTTAGTAACGTTAGAGACTAGTTATAATAACGAGCTTACAAGTGTAACTTTAGCCAACCTGACTAATCTACAGGAATTTAAAGTTATTGGTAATGTAGCCAGCAATTCAGAAACCTTAAGCCAACTAACTAGTTTGAACATTAATGGTTTACCAAATCTATCCAAATTAAATTGTAGCTATGGAAAGCTAACAACCTTAAATTTAAGTGGTCTTAATAATTTAACTGAATTGGATTGCTCTAGTAATCTAATCACTAGCTTAAATTTAACTAACCTGCCAAACATCCTAAAAGTAAACTGTTCCAGAAATTATATCTCCAATTTAGATGCTTCCAATTTGCCAAGTTTAGTAGAATTAACATGTGCTGGTGTCTATATAATAGGTGGTCAATATAGTGGTCAGTTGACCAATCTTAATGTAGTTGGTTTGGCTAATTTGAAAAAATTATCTTGTAGCGGAAATTTATTAACCAATCTTGATTTAACCGGATTAACTAGCTTAGAAGAATTGTACTGCGATGGTCTAAACAATATAGGACAACTTACTTCCCTAAATGTAAACAATTTAGCCAATCTAAGAATACTAAGTTGTATCAATCAACAACTTACCAACCTAAATGTGAGCAATTTGGTTAATCTAACGAATTTAAATTGTTCGTACAATGCCATTAGTAGTTTAGACTTAACAGGTTTGATTAACCTTGAAGTATTGGAATATGCTTACAATCAATTAGCCAACTTAAACTTAATTAATTTGCCTAATCTTAGAACTTTAAATTGTTCTTATAATCAATTACAAACTCTGAATGTGCTTAATTTAACCTCACTTGAAGATTTAATTTGTTCAAATAACCAATTAACTACTCTAAATTTAAGCGGCTTAACCAATCTAATAACTTTAAATTTTTCAAACAACAACCTCACCCTTACAAATGTTAGTGGCTTATCAACCAATCTTAAAACTCTAATTTGTATATCAAACAATTTAACGAATTTAGATGTGAGTAATCTACCAAATCTTGAAACTTTAAACTGTTATGCTAATGAACTTACCAGTTTAGAGGTAAGTAGTTTGACCAGTTTGAAATATTTAGATTTCGCTCAAAACCAAATCACAGCTATAGAAGTTAGTAACTTATCCTTACTTGAAACCTTAAATTGTGCCCGTAATCAACTGACCGATTTAAATATAAACGGTCTTAACAATCTAGTGACATTATATTGTGGTGAAAATCAATTGACAAGTTTAGATTTAACTAACCATCAAAATCTAAAATTTCTAGATTATTCTAATAATACAATCCCTGATTTGGATGTGAATTTTTTAACCAACCTAAATTCATTGGGATGTGCCGAAACTCAAAGTACAGTTTTGAATGTAAGCAATTTAACTAATCTTCAATCTTTATATTGTGACAACAATCAACTGACTACACTGGATATTAACAATTCACCTTATCTAAATGTATTAAGATGTAACGACAATCTGTTAACTACTTTATTTTTAAAAAATGGAAAAGCTGAACAAAGCTTAAATTTTAGTAATAACCCAAATTTGGAATATATCTGCGCCGATGATTCACAAATTCAAAGCATTCAAACAACGCTTAATGGTTTAGGAATGAATGCAACAGTTTCGAACTCTTACTGTACTTTCTCGCCAGGTGGAAATCACAACACTATAACAGGAATCGCCATTTTTGACGACAACAATGATGGTTGCGATGTAACCGATGTTGTAAATCCATTTGTTAGACTTAATGTAAGTGATGGAAATGAAAATGGTGCTACTGTTACTAATATTAATGGTACGTATAACTTTTACACCGGTGCCGGAAATTATACAATAGCACCAAATACAGAAAACCCAACTTGGTTCACTTTTTCGCCAAACTCAGCTGAATTTGAGTTTTTAAATGATAACAACAACATTTCAACCCAAAACTTTTGTATCACTGCTGTTGGTTTACACAAGGATATCGAAGTTGTTTTCACACAGTTAGAACCTGCAAGACCGGGCTTTGATGCAAAATACAAAGTAGTCTATAAAAATAAAGGAAATCAAATGTTATCTGGAACTGTTAATTTGCAATTTGATGATACTAAAACCGATTTTGTTTCTGCTTCGCCAGCTGTTGATGTAACTGCAACTAACTCACTTTCATGGAACTTTACCAATCTGATGCCTTTTGAAAATAGAAGTATTGAATTGATGCTTAACATCAACTCACCTATGGAAACACCAGCGGTTAACAATGGAGACATCTTAAATTTCACTGCTTCCATAACACCAGTTGTTGATGATGAGCTTCCATCAGACAATCAATTTGTATTCAACCAAATTGTCTTGGGATCTTTTGACCCTAACGATATTATTTGTCTTGAAGGCGATACGGTTTCACCAACAGAAATTGGCAACTACCTACATTATGTTGTGAATTTTGAAAACACAGGAACCTTTTATGCCGAAAATGTAGTAGTTCGACTTGAAGTAGACAGTAATAAATACGACATGAATTCATTACAATTACTGAACAGTTCTAATCCTTCTTCAACCAGAATTACTGGTAATATAGTTGAGTTTGTAATGCAAAACATCAACCTTGCAGCAGCCACTGGAACGCCTCCTGTTGGCGGACACGGAGATGTATTGTTCAAAATAAAAACCAAAGACAACTTAGTTACAAATGATACCGTTTTACAAAGAGCAGGCATTTATTTCGACTATAATTTCCCAGTGATAACAAACAATGCAGAAACCACTTTTGCGGAACTAAGCAACCCTATTTTTGAACCAGATAATAGCGTTAAAATCTATCCAAATCCAACAAACGCTATCATCAACATCAATTGTAGCACAACAATTAAATCTATTGAATTATATGACATTCAAGGTCGATTATTGGAAACGCGTTTAGAGAATTCTAATACTGTGGTATTTGACATTAGCCCAAAACAAAATGGCGTTTATTTCTTGAAAATAACTTCTGAAAATGGTAGTAAAGTTGAAAAAATAATGAAAGAGTAA